Within the Aspergillus luchuensis IFO 4308 DNA, chromosome 5, nearly complete sequence genome, the region TAGTATATACATGCTGTGATCTTTTCCTCGCCATTCTCCCCAAGTCAATCATACCTGGAGGCCATGCCACTAGGCGTTCCAGATGCAGTTTACCACGGTCCTACTACGTTCATACCCCTCACCTATGATCCTTATGTGGCACCCAAGCGGATGGGCATTTTCAAAGAGACATCTAGCCATACGTACCAGCATGTGAATGCCGGTGAGATCGTTGACAGGATATTGAAAAGTAGGGAAGCCTATGAAGAAAGACAGCGCGCCAAACTCGAAaagggtgttgttgaggagTTGGCCAAGTCCAAAGAGTCAGCATCTGCCTAGATAGCAATGGTGTATAACAAAGCCGGGCAAAAGCGCCTCCATAGAACATGaaatgatatataatatagaagacGGAGAATAAGGGAGGGACGCTCGGAGATAGCGAAGACCAAACCACTCTTATGCATTCCAAAAAGCCAAGCACATTAAGATTAACAGTATGAAGTTTGGACAATGCGTACGTCATGACAGAAGCATCTCtatctccccatcctcgatCGCGCCACAACGAAATGCAGACATTTGAGTCACAAGCACGAATACAACTACTGCTGACATAAGTTCTTTCCTTCGAACAAAAAACGGTATGATAATTTGTAAATGTACAGTATGTGTTTCGAGGCAGCTGCGCTGTATCACATTCCTAAAATTAGTCGGCCGCCACAAGGAcccccttctcttcgagCAATTTAGCAAGTTCTCCATTCTGATGCATAGACATCAGAATATCGCAGCCACCGATGAACTCCTTCTCCAGATACAATTGCGGGATTGTGGGCCAGTCGGAATACTCTTTGATACCTGGGAGACCTAGTATTAGTTGTATTGAAATAAAGATTTGAGGACAAGAGTCCATCTGTAAAGCATACCCTGACGAAGTTCTGAATCTTCCAACACATTGAATGCAACAAACTTCTTCGGATCCACTCCCTGCAGTCCCAAAATTTGTATACTGGCTCGAGAGAAACCGCACTGCGGCGTCTCTGGCGTGCCCTTCATGAAAAGAACGACGGGTGCAGATGCGACAGCTTTGTCAATAGCTGACCGTGTCTCCGAAGACAGATACCGGGCATAGAGGGTAGAGGGCAGCTGAATGCCAGCGAATCTAGGTTGCAACACTTGAGGCTGTCGGAAAAGTGGCCGAAACGcctaataaaaatttatcgTAAACTTAGCTATCTCCATGAGAACGAAGGAGCAGTATGCATAATAGCTGAGAGATCAGCAAAGTAGGGGTGCGCAATACGTACCGACGAGGCCAAAGTCCTAGAAAACATGATGAACTATTAGTTTGTGAGAATATAGAAACGTGAAATAATTGCCGCTGAAGTCAAGCTCTGCTTGTCTATATGCACCGTAGTCCGAGGATTTAGTTAGCACATGCGGAGAACTTGGCTACGCATGCTCACTAAGCAACCACTGTAGTTGTTGACATTAATAAGGAACAGTTCCCACTCCCAGTCATGTGATCCAGACTTCTTTTTGCTTGATAATTCTCCCAGTGAGCAGGTAGCTATGCATTTGGCAAGAGTGTACGACTAGTAAACCTCGTCTACAGAAgcaaattatattaaatagtagCTGCTACTCGAATTACCAGGAGCGGTAAAACAGGACATCTAGTCAAGGTAGCTGACGGCTCCCCATTAATCTTGGAGCAAGATATCGACTTCAAATTGAAAGTGGACAGTCAAAGGGAGAATTGTCCCATGATCGGTATTGAGAGTGTTGTGTAAATTATCTTCACGTGGCAGACTGTGAAGGTCTTGAATCCTACCGGAAAGTGTTAGCAGAGTAATCGATAAACAGGTTACTCCTCCAAAACACCCCGCGTGTGCTCTCGCAAACACCCCGCAACTCCAAATTATTTCACCCCGCATATCGAGATTTGCAGTCATCATATCATTTGCCCAATCCGGCCATTATCTGCCCAAGAGCCCCATGGAATCCTCACCAGCTCCGTTCAAAGCCCAACACCACATTGGTGACAATAAAATCCATGTGCTCCTTGCAGCCAGTGGTTCGGTTGCAACGATTAAACTTCCCAATATCGCGGAAGCCCTTGGCCGCCATTCGAATATTTCTATCCGCATAATCGTTACAAAATCAGCGGCAGAATTTCTAAAGGGACAGAGTCACGAGCAACCATTGCTCGAAAAACTCCTCGAACTACCTGGCGTGGATGCTATTTACCGAGACGAGGATGAGTGGAGGCACTCTTGGACTCGTGGCGAGTCAATCCTACATATAGAGCTCAGAAAATGGGCACATATCCTACTTATCGCGCCTTTATCCGCCAACACCATGGCCAAAATGACCATGGGAATTTCAGataaccttcttctctctgttTTGCGAGCATGGGACACGACGGGAACGGTGGACGCCAATttcaaggaaaagaagcccATTGTGTTTGTCGCCCCCGCCATGAATACAGCAATGTGGTTTCATCCGATCACTGCCAAGCAACTGGCTATACTGAATGATGAATGGGGCGTAAACTCTCGCAACGAGGGCTGGGTATCTGTACTTAACCCGGTAGACAAATCTCTTGCTTGCGGCGATACAGGAACCGGGGGTatgatggaatggaagaccATAGTCGATAAGGTGGAGCAGTATTTAGGTATTGGCAAGGACGATAAATAAAGAGGTTAGCTAGAGCTTCAGGACCTGAAAAGAAGAACGTAGGgtgtttgtttttttttttttatcagCTCTCCAGGGAAACCGGCTCCTCGTCCGGATCATTAAACCCAGTGGTTTTCGCGACATAGTCAAGGAACATTCCCAGGGTAATGCCTCCACCGGTGAGCAAGCAACCATTCttaaaccaccaccagcaattCTGTACGTTTTTTAACTGAACTTTCCAGATCATGAGACCGAGGGTGACAGCTGCACTGCCACAActgccgatgaagaagataggCCCGCTTCCTGCTGCTACACCTGCAGCGGCGAGTAACGGCACCTGGACGGCGGCGAGAGCTGAAAGCACAGCCTTTGTGTTCTTTTCATGACGAAGGGCAATAGACTTAATGCCAGCCGCAACGTCATCTTTAATGTCCATATGCGCATATATCATGTCATACAGAACCGTCCAGGTTACACAACTAGCGTAaagcgcagcagcagtttCCAGTGCGGCGGTATTATGGAGGAGATCGATACCCAGCGCAGGGAAGCCCATAATCGCACCCCATGAGAACGTAAGGCCCAACACAGCTTGGGGATAATAAGTAACGCGTTTAGCAAGCGGATACGTGGTCACCAAAAGAAGACTAGGTATACCGTACCAAAGGCATTGATACGGAAactgaagaagaacaccaaGTCCTGCCAGTAACTGGGTACCTGTAAACAGCACCGCTTTACCAGGAGGGATTGCTCCTCTTGCGATTGGGCGGAATTTCGTGCGTTCGACATGCGGATCCAAGTTTCTATCCCATAGATCATTGATTGCACATCCGGCACCGCGCATTATCAAGGCcccagcaaagaaaagaccgGTAGTtccaacaacatcccagGCTGAGACGGACGGCGCAATGGACGCGGCAAGTAGAGTTGAGTATGcgcaggggaagaaaaggtaGTATGTACCTGTCGGTTTATCGAGGCGTAGCAGCTCAGCGTACGGTATCCATGACTGAGGCAAATAAGAGATAAGGCCCTTGTTTGGTGGCGTATAGCTTGTCACTGAGGCCTGGCTTGTTGTACTGTGTGCCTGGCTTAGTATCAAGGCCGAGCGACGGGGATGGCGGTTGTGGGTTGTAATGTTCGATTTCTGGCAGATTGACCGAATGCTGTTGGTCGCCGTATAACCATATCTTCTGGACGACGATAAGGAAACTGGACAACGGTGTCCCTGTACAGAGGTGAATCGGTATATGTAAGTGCTCCTTTCCCTAGGATAGCGACATAGTCGTGCATGCCGGCCGGCATACAAGTAAATCATAATGAACCGAATGAGGATGTAGAGATAATGAAGCGTAGCAATTGGCCTCCTGTATGACTAGCACTTTCAGAATTATCCTACACGGAGACAACGAATCGATCTGGCACAGCGATTTGGCAGATGAAATCCGCACGCCAACCAGACTAGACGCTATCCGAGTCAATTGACGAGCAGATGAGAAGAATTGAAGCCAAAAGAAGCGTGAGACGCAGCTACCACTAAGCAATTTCCATgccaggagcaggagcttCCTGAGATTCACTCTTCAGAAAATTGAttgggagaaaaaaaggttcTTGATGAGCCAAATTTAAGGTACGGATATTGGCGGCCGGAGGTGTTCTTGAGCCTTTTTCGGCCGCGATTCCATGCGTTCCTGGGCCCGGCGGACGGGACCCACATGCCACAATCGccgatgcagctgcagcgagAGTGAATCGAGACAATCAACAACTGCGCAGGGTCTATGGGTGTTGAACACTCTCTTTACTTCCATCATTTGGGAATCGGGGTATAGCTTGCACAGAAAGCAACTGCTGTTTCCGTCTCAAACTCGTGGTGTTGCTCGCCTGTTGCTCGTCTGTTGCTCGCTATTGTCATGACAGCGCGATATGTGTATGTGGGCATTTGATCAAAGTTCGCCCTGCCGGCCACTTTCTTGAAGCGCGTTGATATCGGCTCTACGCAGCTGATCATCTGTCTTGGGCGATATTCATGAGTCATCCTGGTGTACGTACGCTCCGACATCTTTCATGAATCCCAAAAGAACACAACCTCGGCGCAGTGGTCCATCCGGTAGCTTGAAAGTATGCTCTACTGCGGGGAAAAAGAATTGTTGGCTTTACCTAATATCGCGAAATAGGGTGATCGATACCTTTGAAGGCGAAAGTACTGGAGCTATAGCCATTCGTACCGACCTTGTTGAACCCCCTTCAGGATGCCCGCCCAGCGACCCCGAGCGGCTTTTGAGCCACTTTCTCCAGACTTGGACCTCACAGCACTCGTGAACTCGACACCAAACTTCGAGGAAGTTGCCAGGATTCACTGCGATATGATTGATGAGAATGGGCTGGAGATATTCGAGAAGCTTGTGTTGCTCCATGTGGTTCGGGGTGGAAAGCCTTTGGTAGTCGAGGGCTTCAACCACCGGCTCAATAACTCGATCTTCTCGGAGAAATGGCTAAGAACTCACTATTCATCGAAAAGTGAGTGATGTATCCCTCATCTATGCTGTCTTGCTTATCTAACCCAGAGCTTCTACAACACAGCGGAATGTGCTCGGAATTTGACCACAAAAACTGATTTACCTCTTACTATTGGACATTACCTGAAAAACTTGCCCCTTCTAGCAAATCAGTGGACATCTTATAACTACAAAGATCCTGACCGCCAGAGGATCTACCTCAAGGACATTGACTGTCCTCATCAATGGCGCGAGCAATTGAAAAAAATAATCCCCCCCGGATTGTTCTACTTGAACCAGTTTCAGGAAAGCTTTGACGGCCCGGGAGCGAAGAGAAGTACATCTTCcaacaaaaataaaaagtctACGGGCTCAAATAACCCGATAGCCAGACCTGGGGATCTTATGAGTTGCCTCCCTCCAAGCATGCGTGCAGAAAACCTGATGTGCTACATCGGCCACGAGGGTACCTATACACCAGCTCATCAGGAAATGTGTGCTAGCTTGGGCCAGAACATCATGGTGGAGGCGTCGGATGGTTCCACTGAATATGGCAAAGAAACGAAGCCGGGGTCGTCTATTTGGTTTATGACCGAGAGCAAAGATCGCCGCGTAGTCTCGGAATATTGGATGTCAACACTAGGACATGATATCGATATTGAGGATCATTTTGCGCAGATAAATGCGTGGAAGGCAGCGCCCTTCAAGACTTATGTTGTCGAGCAACGACCGGGCGACTTCATCCTCGTACCCCCTTTAGCAGCACACCAAGTGTGGAATCGAGGAACACGGACAATGAAAGTCGCTTGGAATCGTACAACTCCGGAAACCCTGGAGAAAGCGCTCACTGAGGCTCTTCCTCACGCCAGGATGGTTTGCCGAGACGAACAGTACAAGAACAAGGCGATAGTGTTCTATTCATTGGAGCATTACTCGGCAATCCTCCGCAAGGCAGATACAGTTGACAGTGGTGATTCGACAGTTAAGCAAATAATCAAAGATTTCGAGCACCTTTTTGGCCTCTTCACTGACATCATCTTGTCCGAGAGCTTCTCGGACCAACTACCCGAAGAGGATGTTGAATATGTTGCCTTTGACAGCAACATTACATGTTCATACTGCCGGGGTAATATTTTCAACAGGTTCCTAACTTGCCCGTCTTGTGTTGGACCAACAAAtacagacgaagaagacactTATGATATTTGCATGGAATGCTATGCGATGGGCAGAAGCTGTGCTTGCATAGCTAAGCTCAAATGGGTTGAGCAGTTCCCTTGGGATGAGCTTCAAGCCAAATACGAGACCTGGAGGCTGCAGATACTCGACATCAACTCTCAATCACGAGACACATTCGTGAGTCTCCCAGCGCAGAGGAGTcggctggagaagagaacaCTTGCAGAGGTTTGCCAGTTGGAACTCAGACGGCGGCCGTGGGTCGACATAAGTAAGCCGACTGTTCAGTCAGAACGgcttgaagagctggaaAGTGATTCGGAGCGACTTAATTCCGCGCGCAAACGGAGGAAAACTCGTCGAGTTGACACATTCCAGCAGACTGGAAATTGCCATATCTGCAGATATGCCGAGCCAAGGTGGAAGCTTGCCTCGTGTTCTAGCTGCCGGACGAACTACTGTTATGGCAGCTTGTTTAGGGCTTTCAATATAAAGCCGCAGGAGACGATGGAAGCATTCGAGTGGAAGTGCCCAAAGTGCCGCAAGATTTGTAGTTGTGCTGCCTGTCGTCGCGATCCCACGATGACGCCCTTTGAGCCGACATGCACATTATTGGGCCACGACACCCGAAAGATAGCCGACCCTCGAAGTGTGGAGAGCTTAGTGGATTTCCGACAATCCAACCTCaggtggttgaagaaggccggcgatgatgaggtcaAACGGCTGAAAAAGCACCAGAAAGAAGCTGACGACAAGCGTAACCAGTCAATGGTCGAGCATAGCATTCAGCTCGAGGAGGTGCCTCCAGTAACAGAGTATGCGCCTGACTATGGTGATATACCGGTAGATCCGGCCCTGGAAAGGCTTGACAGCTCGTTTATAAGTGCACCTGACCACTCTGGCCCGTGACAAGCTTCAGGGCGCTGCAGCAGTGTCCTGTGTCGCTATAGCTCTATGCATGTGGGGCGTtatacttctttttctcttcaccTCATATTTCCGCATATAGCGAGCAGGCTTATCTTGGCATTGTATCAGCGGAAGAATTCAGGATCGAACTTGATATCTTGCATTAGCCTCATCATTATGATTTATAGACCCACTAACATGCTCGTTGAAATAGCGAACTCATGAGCATGTAACTGTCGCCCGTATCTTGTCAAGTGGTTTCCCATAAAGCCGTGCTTGACCAAGGAAGACTTTATTATTCCAGCGTGCCCTATGCTCCTTTGTACTCATAGCGGAGGTTCTCAAGCGCTTTGAGGTCAACTGAGAGCATGACCTTGCGTGCGACTAATACAGCTGCAAACATTGCTATGTCATGTCAGTACTCGTCCGATCTTTTGCAAGACTCAAAACATCTAAGCAAAGCAAGGATGCCGCAGGTCACCTACCTCCTGGAACCAAGTAGGTAACCGGCTGGATCTCCAGCCAGGATTGCGTTGTGGGTTGCGAAGCGTAGACCAGGGCCAGAAGCACGCAGATCGCAGCATTGACAGGCAAGATGTATCGTCGGATGCTAGCCATAGCATGCGGTGTGATCATTGGTCTCTTGCCCTTAGGATCCGGGCGTTCAAGCGGAAGATACTTCATGATATAGGCCGTGACTAGTAGAGATAGGGCACCGAGCAAAGAGAGAAATCGTTCAGATAGGCTCGAGGAGCCCGACAGTATTGAAGCAATGAAAGCGAAGCTGGAAAATAGCGGGATGGCGGCAAAAACGACCTATGTAGATGTGTCGATTGGTCCTCAGCAAAtgctctctcactctcagtCCGATGGTTTCATGATaggaaatatatttacactATATTCAGAGTTCCGTTTCTCATTTAGTGCCTTCAGTTGCTCTATCACACGTTCCTGCTCTGTCGGACCGTCAGCAACGTCGTCTAGAATGGCTTCCTGCTTGGCTAATCTGTCAGTACATACCTTCTTCGTCTAGCTCCTCCCGACTGTGCTCGTCATCACCTGAATCATCAGGGTAGCGAAAAGCTCTGCGAAGCCTTGCCGTTGCCATCGCTGCAACAATACGTCTGCTATGAAGGTAGCAGAGAGAATCAAAGATTTGTTGATGACGTCGCTCAGGCCTAATAGCACACGAGGTCCCTCTAGCTTGGGCGAGGGTTTGTCTCGTTTGCCAAGGGTACGGGCAGTACACCCCGTTTTAGATTACCATTCCCGCCTCAGGTTTCGGGCTTCCGAGCATTTAGCAACCACgccctactactactgcctcTTTCCACGATACAATAAACGCACAGAGGTCACGCCGCCACACCGCAACAAGACACACGGAACACGTCGAAAGCCAATTGGACTTTTATACCTTTTCCAAAGATGCTCCTACGACTCGCAGAGAGGCGTATCGGCGCTTCTCGACTATGCGTAAATCATCGCAAAATGCTCCCTCCCCGGCGCAACTTGATCCCCGCACCACAGGCGAACTCGGGCCCTCTTATGGAAAGACGGGCGGACAGAGCTCTACCCAATGTTCAAAATGAGAGGCGATGGATACGAACCTTGCCTATCTTTGCTGTTGTCGTGGGGGCCGCTATGCTGGGTATCTTTAACTATCAGAAATCTTCCTCCAGTGTGGTTAACAGTACGCTGTATGCGCTGAGGACTTCCCCGCAGGCGAGGGAGATTCTGGGTGATGAGATCTACTTTGCTCAGAAGATCCCGTGGATTAGTGGAGAGTTGAACCAGCTTCATGGTCGCATTGATATCTCGTTCTGGGTTAAGGGTACTAAGGCTCAGGGTAAAATGCGGTTCCGCAGTATTAGACCTGACCGGACTAGCTTTGTTCGTTTGCCTCATCACTTTTGATATTTGACCTGAAAACTCCTGGCTAATGTTCTTTTGTTGTATAGTTCCGCACGGAAGTATGGAGTTTGGAAACCGAGGACGGCACGGTTGTCCAGCTGCTTGACAAGGATACCGACCCATTCAACCAGACCAATTGATTGACTCGATTACTTGGCCCTCTTGTTTTGGGCTGTATACTCGCTTGTTACGTGGTGTTTGGAGATTTGTGCATGtaaatatatcatatcattcatGTGCATTGGGCTAAGGCGTTCGGGCTTCGGAAAGCGTCTCACtctccctttctccctcacccATCCCATTGGACAGATTTAGGTTGCTCGACTGGAGTGGAAGAGCTATATCAAAGCCCTAATCAGGCGGAAAAGGACCTATAGGAACCAACACTTTGGGAAAGGGATATCATTTATGTATCATATACAGACGCCGCTCTTAAAAACAATACAGTGTAGTAGTACATTTCACAAAAGATCACAAGCAGAACAGAAAGCGCGCGCGGTAAATTTATTCAGAAGCCTCAGCCGTCGCAGGGGAAGCTTCCGGCCACGGCTTCTTGATGGCATCCTGTATCCGGACAACGCAGCCCTTGGGACCACTGACGGAGCCTATTTAGAAACCCGAAGTTAGCATCAACCGTATCCATCTATAAGAAATCCACCTGAGAACAAGAGAGTAATCCGGGGTATCCTACCATTGACCACGACGATTCCATTCTCGGCATCCACCTTCAGGATCCTCAGATTCTGAACAGTGTTCTGCTCATTACCCATGTTACCCGCCATCTTCTTTCCAGGGTAAACACGAGAACCACCACCTTGACTAGGACCAGCGGAACCAAGCGAACGATGCGTCAAAGAAACACCGTGACTGCGATCCTGACCACCGAAACCATGTCTCTTCATAACACCCGCGAAGCCCTTACCCTTCGTATTAGACCTCGCATCAACGAACTGTCCCTCCTGGAACCAGTCCGCACTGACCGCCTGACCAACAGGCAAAAGCCCGCTCTCATCCTTAACCCGGAACTCATAGACATGGCGCTTAGGCGAGATGCCATTGGCAGTGAAATGGCCGAGCAGGGACTTGGTCAAGTTACTAGGACGCCTCCACCCAGCACCCAGCTGAACAGCATAGTATCCATGCTTCTCGCGAGTCTTGTGCGATACGACCTCGACTCGATCGAGCTGCAGCACGGTGCAGGGAACACGTTTGCCGGTCTCCGGGTCATACAGGGCGGTCATGCCCTTCTTGAAGGTGATGGCACCGGTCCGCAGGGGGAGGGTGTTTGCCTTGCGCTCGAGGGCGGCGGTGGGTGTCGATTTCAGCACGGGCAAGTCATGGCCGACGTTGAAGCGCGAAGTCTCGGGGGGGTTCAAGGACCGGATACCGAAGGTGCGGACTGAGGTGATGGAGAATTGGCTGCCGCGGAGGGAAGTAGTCGGGATTTGAGACGCCCAGATTGTCGTCAGGGGAAGCTGGGAAAGCTTCCCGGGCATACGGGGAGGCATGGCGATTGGAGGTgattgggggggagggaggtataactctctcactctcacttcTTTTCTGCCGCTGAGATTTTTGGCAAGACGTGCGGAGACCCCGTCGAGGATGGGCCGGAGAGCCTCGAAGGCGGTGTGTGGTGTGTAGGTGCGCGCGAGCGCGGATTCTGGTTTGATGCCTGGATATGATCCTCAGGCATTAATACATGCGGGTAAACATGGGTTTAGTTTACTTAGTACTGTATGAATGCTTATTTACCAGCGCGCAAGTAGACACGCAGTATTTTGCACTAAATCGCTAATAGTGCTGCTTATATGGAGCCTTCATATTCCTGGACCGAGCCAATGCCGAAGATATGGCGACACTAGCACCACAAACTTCGAGCATGCGATTTTCGTGCAGTCGATTCCATGCTCCGATGCCAGTTGCCAATCGGGAACCGGACTCGCCGGCACGCCGATGGCGGCGCCGAAGTGTATTAAAAAAAGACGGGAGGGAAGCTGATCCTACGATCTGCTGCCGCAACGTCATCCCAATCTCACTTGCATTCAGGCCTGCATTGCCGTCTCggcttcttttgctttccagACCGTCGCTATCCGCGAGTATATAAGAAGAGGAACTTCTTGGTAATTTTTCCCggtcatcttccaccccacGATTTGTCCGTTCTTTTCCGAAGACCCTACCGGAGAGAGACTCACATCACATCCTCTTACAACAAAACTacgcctccctccccaattCGCTCGCATTCGGacaaccatccatccataaaAGCCCGAACAAAATGAGTTTACGACAGTCTCACCTATCGCGCCTGTTCTCTCAAGCGTCGAGAATCCTCCAAAATGCGCCACCCGCgtccacaacaacatcctccctatcctcctccccactccTAAGCCGAGCCTTCGGAATGCCCAGCAGACGCGCATTGAGCTTCCAGACCCGCGGGCCTTCCCAAATAAAATTCAGGAGCGGCCAGATGCAACAACCAGGGAACATCTTCCGGC harbors:
- the GRX5 gene encoding monothiol glutaredoxin GRX5 (COG:O;~EggNog:ENOG410PNPZ;~InterPro:IPR004480,IPR036249,IPR002109,IPR033658;~PFAM:PF00462;~go_function: GO:0015035 - protein disulfide oxidoreductase activity [Evidence IEA]), whose product is MFSRTLASSAFRPLFRQPQVLQPRFAGIQLPSTLYARYLSSETRSAIDKAVASAPVVLFMKGTPETPQCGFSRASIQILGLQGVDPKKFVAFNVLEDSELRQGIKEYSDWPTIPQLYLEKEFIGGCDILMSMHQNGELAKLLEEKGVLVAAD
- a CDS encoding putative flavoprotein (COG:H;~EggNog:ENOG410PGN4;~InterPro:IPR036551,IPR003382;~PFAM:PF02441;~go_function: GO:0003824 - catalytic activity [Evidence IEA]), with product MESSPAPFKAQHHIGDNKIHVLLAASGSVATIKLPNIAEALGRHSNISIRIIVTKSAAEFLKGQSHEQPLLEKLLELPGVDAIYRDEDEWRHSWTRGESILHIELRKWAHILLIAPLSANTMAKMTMGISDNLLLSVLRAWDTTGTVDANFKEKKPIVFVAPAMNTAMWFHPITAKQLAILNDEWGVNSRNEGWVSVLNPVDKSLACGDTGTGGMMEWKTIVDKVEQYLGIGKDDK
- the COQ2 gene encoding putative para-hydroxybenzoate-polyprenyltransferase Coq2 (COG:H;~EggNog:ENOG410PFPH;~InterPro:IPR039653,IPR000537;~PFAM:PF01040;~TransMembrane:5 (i42-65o85-108i129-148o154-172i184-203o);~go_component: GO:0016021 - integral component of membrane [Evidence IEA];~go_function: GO:0016765 - transferase activity, transferring alkyl or aryl (other than methyl) groups [Evidence IEA]) translates to MIYGIETWIRMSNARNSAQSQEEQSLLVKRCCLQVPSYWQDLVFFFSFRINAFAVLGLTFSWGAIMGFPALGIDLLHNTAALETAAALYASCVTWTVLYDMIYAHMDIKDDVAAGIKSIALRHEKNTKAVLSALAAVQVPLLAAAGVAAGSGPIFFIGSCGSAAVTLGLMIWKVQLKNVQNCWWWFKNGCLLTGGGITLGMFLDYVAKTTGFNDPDEEPVSLES
- a CDS encoding putative JmjC domain protein (COG:S;~EggNog:ENOG410PJN0;~InterPro:IPR018866,IPR003347;~PFAM:PF10497,PF02373), which encodes MPAQRPRAAFEPLSPDLDLTALVNSTPNFEEVARIHCDMIDENGLEIFEKLVLLHVVRGGKPLVVEGFNHRLNNSIFSEKWLRTHYSSKTECARNLTTKTDLPLTIGHYLKNLPLLANQWTSYNYKDPDRQRIYLKDIDCPHQWREQLKKIIPPGLFYLNQFQESFDGPGAKRSTSSNKNKKSTGSNNPIARPGDLMSCLPPSMRAENLMCYIGHEGTYTPAHQEMCASLGQNIMVEASDGSTEYGKETKPGSSIWFMTESKDRRVVSEYWMSTLGHDIDIEDHFAQINAWKAAPFKTYVVEQRPGDFILVPPLAAHQVWNRGTRTMKVAWNRTTPETLEKALTEALPHARMVCRDEQYKNKAIVFYSLEHYSAILRKADTVDSGDSTVKQIIKDFEHLFGLFTDIILSESFSDQLPEEDVEYVAFDSNITCSYCRGNIFNRFLTCPSCVGPTNTDEEDTYDICMECYAMGRSCACIAKLKWVEQFPWDELQAKYETWRLQILDINSQSRDTFVSLPAQRSRLEKRTLAEVCQLELRRRPWVDISKPTVQSERLEELESDSERLNSARKRRKTRRVDTFQQTGNCHICRYAEPRWKLASCSSCRTNYCYGSLFRAFNIKPQETMEAFEWKCPKCRKICSCAACRRDPTMTPFEPTCTLLGHDTRKIADPRSVESLVDFRQSNLRWLKKAGDDEVKRLKKHQKEADDKRNQSMVEHSIQLEEVPPVTEYAPDYGDIPVDPALERLDSSFISAPDHSGP
- a CDS encoding uncharacterized protein (COG:S;~EggNog:ENOG410PQAC;~TransMembrane:4 (i49-73o79-99i120-139o151-169i)), whose amino-acid sequence is MATARLRRAFRYPDDSGDDEHSREELDEEEQERVIEQLKALNEKRNSEYSVVFAAIPLFSSFAFIASILSGSSSLSERFLSLLGALSLLVTAYIMKYLPLERPDPKGKRPMITPHAMASIRRYILPVNAAICVLLALVYASQPTTQSWLEIQPVTYLVPGAMFAAVLVARKVMLSVDLKALENLRYEYKGA
- a CDS encoding cytochrome c oxidase assembly factor 1 family protein (BUSCO:EOG09265LIB;~COG:S;~EggNog:ENOG410PNZD;~InterPro:IPR014807,IPR042432;~PFAM:PF08695;~TransMembrane:1 (i62-79o);~go_process: GO:0033617 - mitochondrial cytochrome c oxidase assembly [Evidence IEA]); this translates as MLLRLAERRIGASRLCVNHRKMLPPRRNLIPAPQANSGPLMERRADRALPNVQNERRWIRTLPIFAVVVGAAMLGIFNYQKSSSSVVNSTLYALRTSPQAREILGDEIYFAQKIPWISGELNQLHGRIDISFWVKGTKAQGKMRFRSIRPDRTSFFRTEVWSLETEDGTVVQLLDKDTDPFNQTN
- the MRPL9 gene encoding mitochondrial 54S ribosomal protein uL3m (BUSCO:EOG092642CB;~COG:J;~EggNog:ENOG410PJBS;~InterPro:IPR000597,IPR009000,IPR019927,IPR019926;~go_component: GO:0005840 - ribosome [Evidence IEA];~go_function: GO:0003735 - structural constituent of ribosome [Evidence IEA];~go_process: GO:0006412 - translation [Evidence IEA]); its protein translation is MPPRMPGKLSQLPLTTIWASQIPTTSLRGSQFSITSVRTFGIRSLNPPETSRFNVGHDLPVLKSTPTAALERKANTLPLRTGAITFKKGMTALYDPETGKRVPCTVLQLDRVEVVSHKTREKHGYYAVQLGAGWRRPSNLTKSLLGHFTANGISPKRHVYEFRVKDESGLLPVGQAVSADWFQEGQFVDARSNTKGKGFAGVMKRHGFGGQDRSHGVSLTHRSLGSAGPSQGGGSRVYPGKKMAGNMGNEQNTVQNLRILKVDAENGIVVVNGSVSGPKGCVVRIQDAIKKPWPEASPATAEASE